CCGGCCGAGCACCGCGTAGTAGCCGCCGATGTACTTGCGCAGCCGGTGGATGTAGGAGTCGAAGGCGAGCCCGGCGTCCGCGTCGCCCTCCTCCGCGCGGCGCATGATCTCGCGCATGTCGTTGTCGCCGCACAGGCCGCGCAGCCCGCTGCGGCGGTTGAGCAGGTCGTCGATCTCGTCGATGGACAGCCCGCCGACCCGGTGCAGGTGGAACACCACACCGGCGTCGATGTCGCCGGAGCGGGTGCCCATGACCAGGCCCTCCAGCGGGGTCAGGCCCATCGAGGTGTCCACGCACCGGCCGCCGCTGACCGCCGAGGCGGAGGCGCCGTTGCCCAGGTGCAGCACGATCACGTTCACCTCGGCAGGGTCCCTGCCGAGCAGCCGGGCGGTGGCCCGCGAGACGTACTGGTGCGAGGTGCCGTGGAAGCCGTAGCGGCGCACCCGGTGCTCGTCCGCGACGGCCTTGTCGATCGCGTACCGGGCCGCGTACTCGGGCATCGAGGCGTGGAAGGCGGTGTCGAAGACGGCCACCTGCGGCAGGTCCGGGCGAAGCGTGCGGGCCACCTCGATGCCGGTGATGTTCGCCGGGTTGTGCAGCGGCGCGACCGGGATCAGCCGGCGGATCTCGCGGAGCACCTCGTCGGTGATCACGGTCGGCTCGGTGAACCGCATGCCGCCGTGCACCACCCGGTGGCCGATCGCGGCCAGCTCGGGGGAGTCCAGCCCGAGGCCTTCGGCGGCCAGCTCCTCGGCGACGGCCTTCAGCGCGGCCGAGTGGTCGGGGAAGGCCTGGACCGTCTCGTGCCTCTCGCCGGTGTGCGGGGTGTGCACCAGCCGACCGCTCGGCTCGCCGATCCGCTCGACCAGCCCGGAGGCCAGGTGGGCGCCGTCCAGCATGTCGATGAGCTGGTACTTGACCGACGAGGAGCCGGCGTTGAGGACTAGAACGCGCGTACCTTCACTCATGCCGACGGCTCCTTGCGGTCCTGCGACTGGATCGCGGTGATCGCGACGGTGTTGACGATGTCCTGCACGAGCGCCCCGCGCGAGAGGTCGTTGACGGGCTTGCGCAGGCCCTGGAGGACCGGGCCGACCGCCACCGCGCCGGCCGAGCGCTGGACCGCCTTGTAGGTGTTGTTGCCGGTGTTGAGGTCCGGGAAGATCAGCACGGTCGCCCGGCCGGCCACCGGTGAGCCCGGCAGCTTGGTGGCCGCGACGTGCTCGTCCACCGCCGCGTCGTACTGGATCGGGCCCTCGACCAGGAGGTCCGGCCGCAGCTCGCGGACCAGCTCGGTGGCCTTGCGGACCTTGTCGACGTCCGCGCCGGAGCCGGAGGTGCCGGTCGAGTAGGAGAGCATCGCGACCCGCGGCTCCACGCCGAACTGGGCGGCGGTGGCGGCGGACTGGATCGCGATGTCGGCCAGCTGCTGGGCGTCCGGGTCCGGGTTGACGGCGCAGTCGCCGTACACCAGCACCCGGTCGGCCAGGCACATGAAGAAGACGCTCGACACGATGGCCGCGCCCGGCGAGGTCTTGATCACCTCGAAGGCGGGCCGGATGGTGGCGGCGGTGGAGTGCACCGCGCCGGAGACCATGCCGTCGGCGATGCCCTCCTGGACCATCAGGGTGCCGAAATAGGAGACGTCGGTGACGACGTCCAGCGCCAGCTCGACGGTCATGCCCTTGTGGCCGCGCAGCCGCGCGTACAGCTCGGCGAACTGGCGGCGCAGCGGGCTGGTGGTCGGGTCGACGATCCGGACCTGGGCGCGGTCGGCGCCCGGGGTTTCCTGCGGGAGGTCGATGCCGAGGCTCGCGGCCTTGCGGCGCACGGCGTCGGCCTCACCGAGCAGGGTGAGGTCGCAGATGTTGCGGCGCAGCAGGATCTCGGCCGCGCGCAGCACCCGCTCCTCGGCGCCCTCGGGCAGCACGACGTGCCGGCGGTTCGCCCGGGCCCGTTCCAGCAGCTCGTGCTCGAACATCATCGGGGTGACCCGCTCGGACCGGCCGACCTCGATCCGGGTGGTCAACTCGGCGGTGTCGACGTGCAGTTCGAACAGGCCGAGGGCGATCTCGGCCTTCCGCGGGCTGGCCGGGGTGAGCTTGCCCTCCAGGTGGGTCAGGGTGGCGGCGGTCGGCCAGCTGCCCTCGGGGACGACCGCGACCGGGGTGCCGGGGGCGAGCCGGGCGGCCAGCGCCATCACGTTCGGGCCGGGGTGCTGACCGAGCGTCAGCAGCAGGCCGGCGATCGGCGGGGCGCCGGCGGCGTGCGCGGCGAGCGCGCCGATCACCAGGTCGGCACGGTCCCCGGGGGTGACGACGAGGGCGCCCTCGGTCAGCGCCTCCAGGAAGGTCGGCACCATGGCGCCGCCGAAGACGAAGCCGCGGACGTCCCGGGCGAGGCCGGCCGCGTCCCCGAGCAGCACCTCGGCGCCGGTCGCCTCGACCAGCTGGGCGACGGTCGGCGCGGCCAGCGCCGGCTCCTCGGGGATGACGTAGGCGGGGATCGGCAGCTTCTCGGTGAGCTTGCGCTGGATCCGCTGCTTGGCGCCGGGCGCGACCCGGTTGGCGATCATCGCCAGGGTCTCGCAGCCGAGGTCGGTGTACGCCCGGTGGGCGTTGCGGACCTCGGCGATCACGGCCTCCGGGTCCCCGGCGTGCCCGCCGACCACCGGCAGCACGGCGGCGCCGAACTCGTTCGCCAGCCGGGCGTTGAAGGCCAGCTCGTCCGGGATGTTGGTGTCCGCGAAGTCGGTGCCGAGCACCAGCACCGCCTCGCAGCGCCGCTCCACCGCCCGGAACCGGTCGACGAGGACGGACACCAGCTCGTCCTGCCCGTGCGCCGCCTGGAGCGCGGCGGCCTCCTCGTACGTCAGCCCGTACAGCTCGGCCGCGGGCAGGTCGATCCGGTACCGGCTGCGCAGCAGTTCGACGACGTGGTCCGAGCCCGGCTCTTCCCCGGCTTGACGGCCGGGAGGTGTCCCGTCGGGCGCGTGCGCGTGCACCAGCGGACGGAACACCCCGACCCGGTCCACCTGGCGGGTGAGCAGTTCCATGACCCCGAGCTCGACCGCCTGCCGGCCGTCCCCCCGGTCGATCCCGGTCACGTACACGCTGCGCGCCACGTGGGTGTCTCCGTCCCGTCGTCTCGGACAGTGGTCACATCGACCATACCTTCGCACCGCGAACACATGTCCGCGAGCAGAAGGGCCCGGGCGAGGCAAGGGACGAAGGTCACTCGTGGAAGTCCGATCGGGCCGGCTCGACCACGTACGGCGAACGGCGGCACCGGGACGTCGGACGTCCCGGTGCCGCCGTTCGGTGCCCGTGCGCAGCGGCGGCTCAGGCCGGGCGGAGCCAGATGGTGGCGAGTGGGGGGAGGATCAGTTCGGCGGAGCGGGGCTGGCCGTTCGAGGCGACCGCGTCGGCCTTGACCGGGTGGGAGTTGCCGATGCCGCTGCCGCCGTACGTCTCGGCGTCGGTGTTGAGCACTTCCTCCCAGAGCTGGTCGCGGCCGCCGAGGGCGGGCAGGCCGACCCGGTGGCCGTGCCGGACGACGGGGGAGAAGTTGCAGACCGCGACGAGCGGGCTGCCGTCGGCGGCGTGGCGGACGTACGCGAGGAGGTTGTCGTCGCGGGCGCCGCCGTCGAGCCAGCGGAAGCCGTCGGGGGTGGTGTCGCGCTCCCAGAGCGCGGGGGTGTCGCGGTAGTGGCGGTTGAGGTCGCGGACGAGGCGGCGGACGCCGAGGTGCTCCTCATGGGCCGGCCACTGCTCGTCGAGCACCCACCACTGCGGGCCCTGCTCGTGGTGCCACTCCGCTCCCTGGGCGAACTCCTGCCCCATGAACAGGAGTTGCTTGCCGGGGTGGGACCACATGAAGCCGAGGTAGGCGCGGTGGTTGGCACGCTGCTGCCACCAGTCGCCGGGCATCTTGGCGACGAGCGCCTGCTTGCCGTGCACGACCTCGTCATGGGAGATCGGCAGGATGTAGTTCTCGGAGTAGGCGTACACCATCGAGAAGGTGATCTCGTTGTGGTGGTACTTGCGGTGCACCGGCTCCTTGGACATGTAGACCAGCGAGTCGTGCATCCAGCCCATGTTCCACTTGAGGCCGAAGCCGAGGCCGCCGCGGTCGGTGGGGCGGGTGACGCCGTCCCAGGCGGTGGACTCCTCGGCGATGGTGATGGCGCCGGGGCAGCGGCGGTAGACGGTGGCGTTCATCTCCTGGAGGAACGAGGCCGCGTCCAGGTTCTCCCGGCCGCCGTGCTGGTTGGGCGA
The nucleotide sequence above comes from Streptomyces kaniharaensis. Encoded proteins:
- the pta gene encoding phosphate acetyltransferase, translating into MARSVYVTGIDRGDGRQAVELGVMELLTRQVDRVGVFRPLVHAHAPDGTPPGRQAGEEPGSDHVVELLRSRYRIDLPAAELYGLTYEEAAALQAAHGQDELVSVLVDRFRAVERRCEAVLVLGTDFADTNIPDELAFNARLANEFGAAVLPVVGGHAGDPEAVIAEVRNAHRAYTDLGCETLAMIANRVAPGAKQRIQRKLTEKLPIPAYVIPEEPALAAPTVAQLVEATGAEVLLGDAAGLARDVRGFVFGGAMVPTFLEALTEGALVVTPGDRADLVIGALAAHAAGAPPIAGLLLTLGQHPGPNVMALAARLAPGTPVAVVPEGSWPTAATLTHLEGKLTPASPRKAEIALGLFELHVDTAELTTRIEVGRSERVTPMMFEHELLERARANRRHVVLPEGAEERVLRAAEILLRRNICDLTLLGEADAVRRKAASLGIDLPQETPGADRAQVRIVDPTTSPLRRQFAELYARLRGHKGMTVELALDVVTDVSYFGTLMVQEGIADGMVSGAVHSTAATIRPAFEVIKTSPGAAIVSSVFFMCLADRVLVYGDCAVNPDPDAQQLADIAIQSAATAAQFGVEPRVAMLSYSTGTSGSGADVDKVRKATELVRELRPDLLVEGPIQYDAAVDEHVAATKLPGSPVAGRATVLIFPDLNTGNNTYKAVQRSAGAVAVGPVLQGLRKPVNDLSRGALVQDIVNTVAITAIQSQDRKEPSA
- a CDS encoding acetate kinase → MSEGTRVLVLNAGSSSVKYQLIDMLDGAHLASGLVERIGEPSGRLVHTPHTGERHETVQAFPDHSAALKAVAEELAAEGLGLDSPELAAIGHRVVHGGMRFTEPTVITDEVLREIRRLIPVAPLHNPANITGIEVARTLRPDLPQVAVFDTAFHASMPEYAARYAIDKAVADEHRVRRYGFHGTSHQYVSRATARLLGRDPAEVNVIVLHLGNGASASAVSGGRCVDTSMGLTPLEGLVMGTRSGDIDAGVVFHLHRVGGLSIDEIDDLLNRRSGLRGLCGDNDMREIMRRAEEGDADAGLAFDSYIHRLRKYIGGYYAVLGRVDAIVFTAGVGENAAAVRAAATAGLEELGIEVDPELNSVRTGEPRIISPEYARVAVAVVPTDEELEIARQAFALVHRQQREREESGASKESGAPAKSSGSTD